The following are encoded together in the Lactuca sativa cultivar Salinas chromosome 1, Lsat_Salinas_v11, whole genome shotgun sequence genome:
- the LOC111915200 gene encoding pentatricopeptide repeat-containing protein At3g53360, mitochondrial: MSMATLANRACRPTVLANFRTDQSSNDYISSLCKQKLFKAALEGFDFLRERTNFQVKPSTYAHLFSACSSLRSLEEGRRVHEHILASNYHPDMILCNHILNMYGKCGSLEDARKVFDKMPERNVVSWTSMIAGYSQTGQGNKAIKMYCEMRLSGIMPDQFTFGSIIRASSGMNSIELGRQLHANVIKLSSGSHLIAQNALITMYSNFGKISEASLVFSSIRTKDLISWSSMISGFSQLGSEQESLACFKKMFSYGTYNPNEFIFGSILSACGNLLRPEYGKQIHAMSIKHMLQKDTFVGCSLSDMYARFGFLNSAETAFCQIENPDVVSWNTIIAGFAYSGYVNEAVFYFSKMRNTGFKPDDITLRSLLCAFTTPSTLHQGKQLHSYATKTGLDIHISVCNTLLLMYAKCSDLDNAFQIFNDLENNKDLVSWNTILTICIQNKQSEKVFKLFRLLVLSNNKPDHVTFASLLVGCRELTSLKTGEQVHCFIIKTGFEVDICMTNGLIDMYMKCGSLLNGRKLFDYMCNPDVFSWSSLILGYAQFGYGKEALDLFKRMRDSRVDPNGVTFIGVLTACSHVGLIKEGLELFNSMETKHGIMPTREHYACVVDLLARGGLIKEAEAFIDQMSYDPDVVMWKTVLAACKTRNNVEIGERVVEKILKIDPGNYTGYVLLCGIYAGVGKWKEVGELRRLMKERSVGKVPGQSWIEIEGLVHVFCAEDVLHNERDKIYGVLEELWLHMSSFDKVGGNEIEQVGIDLREKLMNA; encoded by the coding sequence ATGTCCATGGCAACGCTCGCTAATCGTGCTTGCAGACCAACTGTTCTTGCCAACTTCAGAACAGATCAGTCAAGCAATGACTACATTAGTTCGTTGTGCAAACAAAAGCTTTTCAAAGCTGCATTGGAGGGGTTTGATTTTTTACGTGAAAGAACCAACTTTCAAGTAAAGCCCAGCACCTACGCCCATCTTTTTTCTGCATGCTCGTCTTTGAGATCGCTTGAAGAAGGTAGAAGAGTTCATGAACATATTCTAGCATCGAATTATCATCCAGATATGATTCTCTGCAATCACATTCTCAACATGTATGGAAAATGCGGATCATTAGAGGATGCTCGCAAGGTGTTCGACAAAATGCCTGAGAGAAATGTAGTCTCTTGGACTTCAATGATTGCTGGGTACTCACAAACCGGACAAGGAAACAAAGCAATTAAGATGTATTGTGAAATGCGGTTGTCAGGCATTATGCCTGATCAGTTTACATTTGGAAGCATAATAAGAGCTTCATCAGGTATGAATAGCATCGAGTTAGGAAGACAACTGCATGCAAATGTCATTAAGTTATCATCAGGCTCTCACCTCATAGCCCAAAACGCTTTAATCACAATGTATTCAAACTTTGGCAAAATTTCCGAGGCTTCACTTGTGTTTTCCAGTATAAGGACAAAAGATTTAATATCATGGAGCTCTATGATTTCTGGCTTTTCTCAGCTTGGTTCTGAACAAGAATCTTTAGCCTGTTTCAAGAAAATGTTCAGCTATGGAACATACAACCCAAACGAGTTCATTTTTGGTAGTATTCTCagtgcatgtggcaaccttctaCGCCCAGAATACGGAAAGCAAATACACGCAATGAGTATAAAACACATGCTCCAAAAAGACACTTTTGTTGGGTGTTCACTTAGTGACATGTATGCAAGATTTGGATTCTTGAATTCTGCAGAAACTGCATTTTGTCAGATTGAGAATCCCGATGTTGTTTCATGGAACACAATTATAGCTGGATTTGCTTATTCTGGATATGTAAATGAAGCCGTATTCTATTTCTCAAAGATGAGAAACACAGGATTCAAACCTGATGACATTACTCTTAGGTCTCTACTTTGTGCTTTCACAACCCCATCAACTCTACATCAAGGTAAACAATTGCACTCCTACGCGACTAAAACAGGTTTAGACATACACATTTCTGTATGTAATACTTTACTTTTAATGTATGCAAAGTGTTCAGATCTTGATAATGCTTTTCAAAtctttaatgatcttgaaaacaACAAAGATTTGGTATCTTGGAACACTATACTTACCATTTGCATTCAGAATAAACAATCAGAAAAAGTTTTCAAACTTTTTCGATTATTGGTTTTGTCTAACAATAAGCCCGATCATGTTACTTTTGCTTCATTACTCGTGGGTTGTCGGGAACTCACATCTTTAAAAACAGGGGAACAAGTTCATTGCTTTATAATCAAAACTGGTTTTGAGGTCGATATATGCATGACAAATGGATTAATCGACATGTACATGAAATGTGGGTCCCTTTTAAACGGTCGAAAACTCTTTGATTACATGTGTAATCCTGATGTTTTCTCATGGAGTAGTTTGATTCTTGGGTATGCTCAATTCGGATATGGGAAAGAAGCTCTTGATCTCTTTAAACGAATGAGAGATTCACGGGTCGACCCGAATGGTGTAACTTTTATTGGTGTTTTAACCGCTTGTAGCCATGTGGGATTGATAAAAGAAGGATTGGAGTTattcaattccatggaaacaaaaCACGGGATCATGCCAACTCGAGAACATTACGCGTGTGTGGTTGATTTGCTTGCTCGAGGTGGATTGATAAAAGAAGCGGAAGCGTTTATCGACCAAATGTCATATGATCCGGATGTTGTGATGTGGAAGACTGTGTTGGCTGCGTGTAAGACGCGTAATAATGTTGAGATTGGTGAAAGGGTTGTGGAGAAGATATTGAAGATTGATCCGGGGAATTATACGGGTTATGTGTTGCTTTGTGGGATATATGCGGGTGTAGGGAAGTGGAAAGAGGTTGGTGAGTTGAGAAGGTTGATGAAAGAGAGGAGTGTAGGTAAAGTTCCGGGGCAAAGTTGGATTGAAATTGAGGGACTAGTGCATGTGTTTTGTGCAGAAGATGTTTTGCATAACGAAAGGGATAAAATATACGGAGTTTTAGAGGAATTGTGGTTACATATGAGTTCATTTGATAAGGTAGGGGGGAATGAAATTGAGCAAGTTGGAATAGACTTGAGGGAGAAACTAATGAATGCATAA
- the LOC111915199 gene encoding elongation factor 1-alpha 1, with amino-acid sequence MGKEKVHINIVVIGHVDSGKSTTTGHLIYKLGGIDKRVIERFEKEAAEMNKRSFKYAWVLDKLKAERERGITIDIALWKFETNKYYCTVIDAPGHRDFIKNMITGTSQADCAVLIIDSTTGGFEAGISKDGQTREHALLAFTLGVKQMICCCNKMDATTPKYSKARYDEIMKEVSTYLKKVGYNPDKIPFVPISGFEGDNMIERSTNLDWYKGPTLLEALDQINEPKRPTDKPLRLPLQDVYKIGGIGTVPVGRVETGIIKPGMVVTFGPTGLTTEVKSVEMHHEALLEALPGDNVGFNVKNVAVKDIKRGYVASNSKDDPAKGAASFTSQVIIMNHPGQIGNGYAPVLDCHTSHIAVKFAEILTKIDRRSGKEIEKEPKFLKNGDAGMVKMMPTKPMVVETFSEYPPLGRFAVRDMRQTVAVGVIKSVDKKDPTGAKITKAAAKKK; translated from the coding sequence ATGGGTAAGGAAAAGGTTCACATCAACATCGTCGTCATCGGCCATGTTGACTCTGGAAAATCAACCACTACCGGTCACCTGATCTACAAGCTTGGTGGAATCGACAAGCGTGTGATCGAGAGGTTCGAGAAAGAAGCCGCTGAGATGAACAAACGTTCATTCAAATACGCCTGGGTGCTCGACAAACTGAAAGCCGAGCGTGAACGTGGTATCACCATTGATATCGCTCTCTGGAAATTCGAAACCAACAAGTACTACTGCACAGTCATCGACGCTCCCGGCCATCGTGATTTCATCAAGAACATGATTACCGGAACTTCCCAAGCCGACTGCGCCGTCCTCATCATCGACTCCACCACCGGTGGCTTCGAAGCTGGTATCTCCAAAGATGGTCAAACCCGTGAACACGCTCTCCTCGCTTTCACTCTCGGTGTCAAACAAATGATCTGTTGCTGCAACAAAATGGACGCCACCACCCCCAAATACTCAAAAGCCAGATACGATGAAATCATGAAGGAAGTCTCAACCTACCTCAAGAAAGTCGGTTACAACCCTGACAAAATCCCATTCGTCCCAATCTCTGGATTCGAAGGTGACAACATGATTGAAAGGTCAACAAATCTCGATTGGTACAAAGGCCCTACTCTCCTTGAAGCTCTTGACCAAATCAACGAGCCAAAACGTCCCACAGACAAACCACTTCGTCTCCCACTTCAAGACGTTTACAAAATCGGTGGAATTGGAACTGTTCCAGTCGGGCGGGTTGAAACCGGTATCATCAAACCCGGAATGGTCGTCACTTTTGGCCCAACCGGTTTAACAACTGAAGTGAAGTCCGTTGAAATGCATCATGAAGCTTTGTTGGAGGCTCTACCAGGTGACAATGTTGGATTCAATGTGAAGAATGTTGCTGTGAAGGATATCAAGCGTGGGTATGTTGCTTCGAATTCTAAAGATGATCCTGCTAAAGGTGCTGCGAGTTTTACTTCTCAGGTGATTATCATGAACCACCCGGGTCAGATTGGAAACGGGTATGCTCCGGTGTTGGATTGCCACACGTCTCATATTGCTGTGAAGTTTGCTGAGATTTTGACAAAGATTGATAGAAGGTCTGGGAAGGAGATTGAGAAGGAGCCGAAGTTTTTGAAGAATGGTGATGCTGGAATGGTGAAGATGATGCCGACTAAGCCTATGGTTGTGGAGACGTTTTCTGAGTATCCACCGTTGGGGAGGTTTGCTGTGAGGGATATGAGGCAGACGGTGGCTGTTGGTGTTATCAAGAGTGTGGATAAGAAGGATCCGACTGGTGCTAAGATCACCAAGGCTGCTGCGAAGAAGAAATGA
- the LOC111915198 gene encoding beta-1,4-xylosyltransferase IRX9, translating into MGSSERPKKKVHLWKKATVHFLLCFIVGFFTGFAPTNKSSFSPTNNLIPSNSSHEISPPPEKIHVRVPEQESGNFDRSMLDESLSMKVHERPNMGSIEEEGKKVILTKEKGETVTLTPRRLVIIVTPTSDKDELRGVFLRKMANTLALVPPPLLWVVVESQSESDEVSDILRKTNVMYRHLVFKENFTDVEVEMDHQRNVALKHIEYHRLSGIVHFASLYNVYDLSFFEEIRAIEVFGTWPMAFLSANRQRVRIEGPVCDSSEVIGWHLKSLNNSADDATRSPVHISTVGFNSSILWDPERWGRLSSAQHTSQNSIKFVKEEVLEEETKLKGVPHDGCSKVMLWNLHIPKSN; encoded by the exons ATGGGATCATCAGAAAGACCAAAGAAGAAAGTCCACTTATGGAAGAAAGCCACAGTCCATTTCTTGTTATGTTTCATCGTGGGATTCTTCACTGGCTTTGCCCCTACAAACAAGTCTTCTTTCTCTCCTACTAATAATCTTATTCCATCCAACAGTTCACATGAGATTTCTCCACCACCAGAAAAAATCCATGTCCGAGTTCCCGAACAAGAAAGTGGGAATTTTGATAGGAGCATGTTGGATGAATCTTTATCAATGAAAGTGCACGAAAGGCCTAATATGGGTTCAATTGAAGAGGAGGGTAAAAAGGTAATTTTGACTAAAGAGAAGGGTGAAACGGTAACTTTGACTCCCCGAAGGCTTGTGATTATTGTTACTCCAACGAGCGATAAAGATGAGCTTCGAGGCGTGTTTTTGAGGAAAATGGCGAACACGTTGGCGTTGGTCCCACCACCACTGTTGTGGGTAGTTGTGGAATCACAGTCTGAATCCGATGAAGTATCGGATATTTTGAGAAAAACTAATGTGATGTATAGACATTTGGTGTTTAAGGAGAATTTTACGGATGTGGAAGTGGAAATGGATCATCAAAGAAACGTTGCGCTTAAACACATTGAATATCATAGGTTAAGTGGAATTGTTCATTTTGCTTCACTCTACAATGTTTATGATCTAAGCTTCTTCGAGGAGATTCGGGCCATTGA AGTTTTTGGGACATGGCCAATGGCGTTTTTGTCGGCAAATAGGCAAAGGGTGAGAATTGAGGGACCAGTTTGTGATTCTTCAGAAGTTATAGGGTggcatttgaaaagtttgaacaATTCGGCAGATGATGCGACCAGATCACCTGTTCACATCTCAACCGTTGGATTTAACAGTTCGATTCTATGGGACCCGGAAAGATGGGGCCGGCTTTCATCTGCCCAACACACATCTCAG AATTCTATAAAGTTTGTTAAAGAAGAGGTCCTTGAAGAGGAAACAAAGTTAAAGGGGGTCCCACATGATGGGTGCTCCAAAGTCATGCTATGGAATCTTCATATTCCAAAGAGTAATTAG